One window of Peteryoungia desertarenae genomic DNA carries:
- a CDS encoding sulfite exporter TauE/SafE family protein: MPDLSQLLLFAGLLIVAGGVAGLLAGVFGIGGGAVLVPVFYQVFGLYGVSPEVSMHLSVGTSVAVIVPTSLRSFAAHRAKGAVDHDLLRRWMVAVPLGAIAAAVVASHASSEALRGIFAAMALILALRMLFLSNRFHLGKDLPGEPGRSLTGFVIGLLSGLMGVGGGVFNNTFMTIYGRPIHQAVATSAGVGVLISIPALFGYIWAGWGNEGLPLLSTGYVNWVAVALIIPITLTIAPYGARLAHAMSKRQLEVGFALFLMFVSARFFWSLVG; the protein is encoded by the coding sequence GTGCCCGATCTTTCCCAATTGCTGCTGTTTGCGGGCCTGCTGATTGTCGCGGGCGGCGTGGCGGGGCTGCTTGCCGGTGTCTTCGGGATCGGCGGCGGGGCGGTGCTCGTTCCGGTCTTCTATCAGGTCTTCGGGCTTTACGGCGTGTCGCCGGAGGTTTCCATGCATCTGTCGGTCGGGACATCGGTGGCGGTGATCGTGCCGACGTCGCTGCGCTCCTTTGCGGCGCACAGGGCCAAGGGCGCGGTGGATCATGATCTCCTCAGGCGCTGGATGGTCGCAGTCCCTCTCGGGGCGATTGCGGCGGCCGTCGTTGCCTCCCATGCGTCATCGGAGGCCCTGCGCGGCATCTTTGCGGCCATGGCGCTCATTCTGGCGCTGCGCATGCTCTTTCTCTCCAACCGTTTTCATCTGGGCAAGGACCTGCCGGGCGAGCCGGGGCGCTCGCTGACCGGCTTTGTCATCGGGCTCCTCTCCGGGCTGATGGGGGTTGGCGGCGGGGTGTTCAACAACACCTTCATGACCATTTATGGCCGCCCGATCCACCAGGCGGTGGCGACATCCGCAGGCGTCGGCGTGCTGATCTCGATCCCCGCACTGTTCGGCTATATCTGGGCCGGATGGGGCAATGAAGGTCTGCCGCTGCTTTCGACCGGCTATGTCAACTGGGTGGCCGTTGCCCTCATCATCCCGATCACGCTCACCATTGCCCCCTATGGCGCAAGGCTGGCGCATGCCATGAGCAAACGCCAGCTGGAAGTGGGCTTTGCACTGTTTCTCATGTTTGTGTCAGCGCGGTTTTTCTGGAGTCTGGTGGGGTGA
- a CDS encoding methyl-accepting chemotaxis protein → MKNLSLSVRLYALVGIALTVLVTGMTFSLFNSYEELANERRAGLAQINDQAISIFEKYHKLEQDGTLTREEAQARAREVTGAMRYNPDGYYFVIDNQPAMVMHPIKPELNGANLSQSKDPNGKFLFIDMVETVKAGKEGFVDYYWPKPGFDEPVEKFSHVIGFEPWGWIVGTGVYSDDLAAMFNRTATTYGIIIGISVLGILACAYAVVASVVKPVNRLRGAMADIANERVDADIVDAGRKDEVGGMAQALLVLRDSVRDRIEMRKREAEQQETLNGERMRNESTLRTAAERQNHAITSLGSALERLAEGDLTVQIGQLDAEYEKLRHDFNTAVQSLNQVVGAINQSSRVVTENANGISEATNNLSRRTEQQAAALEETAAALEEITATVKTASERAGEARDMVAETKASANRSGEIVRSAVDAMGRIEQSSQKISQIIGVIDEIAFQTNLLALNAGVEAARAGEAGRGFAVVAQEVRELAQRSANAAKEIKTLISASAAEVDTGVGLVRSTGEALVEIEKLVNRVNDSVNTIATAAREQATGLQEINHSVNHMDQMTQQNAAMVEETSAAGQTLAIESRNLRDLLARLKVAQGVVQEAARRAA, encoded by the coding sequence ATGAAGAATCTCAGTCTATCTGTTCGACTTTACGCCTTGGTGGGGATTGCGCTGACAGTTCTTGTCACCGGGATGACGTTCAGCCTGTTCAATTCCTACGAGGAACTGGCCAACGAACGTCGCGCCGGACTTGCGCAGATCAATGATCAGGCGATTTCCATTTTCGAGAAGTATCACAAGCTGGAGCAGGATGGCACGCTGACGCGCGAGGAAGCTCAGGCGCGCGCCAGGGAAGTCACCGGCGCGATGCGTTATAATCCTGACGGCTACTACTTCGTCATCGACAATCAGCCGGCCATGGTCATGCATCCGATCAAGCCCGAGCTGAATGGCGCCAATCTCAGCCAGAGCAAGGACCCTAACGGCAAGTTCCTGTTCATCGACATGGTTGAGACAGTCAAGGCCGGCAAGGAAGGCTTTGTCGACTATTACTGGCCCAAGCCGGGGTTTGACGAGCCGGTCGAGAAGTTCTCGCACGTCATCGGTTTCGAGCCCTGGGGCTGGATTGTCGGCACCGGCGTCTATTCCGATGACCTGGCCGCCATGTTCAACCGGACCGCGACGACCTATGGCATTATCATCGGTATCAGCGTGCTTGGCATCCTTGCCTGTGCCTATGCGGTCGTGGCGAGCGTTGTAAAGCCGGTGAATCGCCTGAGGGGCGCCATGGCCGACATCGCCAATGAGCGCGTGGATGCCGATATCGTCGACGCCGGGCGCAAGGATGAAGTGGGCGGGATGGCCCAGGCTCTGCTGGTGCTGCGCGACTCCGTCCGTGACCGCATCGAGATGCGCAAGCGCGAGGCGGAACAGCAGGAGACGCTGAATGGCGAGCGCATGCGCAACGAATCGACGCTGCGCACGGCTGCCGAGCGGCAGAACCACGCGATTACATCGCTCGGTTCGGCACTGGAGCGACTGGCCGAGGGCGATCTGACCGTCCAGATCGGGCAGCTCGACGCCGAATATGAAAAGCTGCGCCACGACTTCAACACGGCTGTGCAGTCGCTGAACCAGGTGGTCGGCGCGATCAACCAGAGCAGCCGGGTCGTGACTGAAAATGCAAACGGCATCAGCGAGGCGACGAACAACCTGTCGCGGCGCACCGAGCAGCAGGCAGCCGCACTGGAGGAAACGGCAGCGGCGCTGGAAGAGATCACCGCAACCGTCAAGACCGCGTCGGAGCGGGCCGGCGAGGCGCGTGACATGGTGGCCGAAACCAAGGCAAGCGCCAATCGTTCGGGCGAAATCGTCCGCAGCGCGGTGGATGCCATGGGCCGGATCGAGCAGTCTTCGCAGAAGATCAGCCAGATCATCGGCGTCATTGACGAGATTGCCTTCCAGACGAACCTCCTGGCGCTGAATGCCGGTGTTGAGGCGGCCCGTGCAGGTGAAGCCGGTCGCGGCTTTGCGGTTGTTGCCCAGGAAGTGCGCGAACTTGCACAGCGCTCGGCCAATGCCGCGAAGGAAATCAAGACGCTGATCAGCGCGTCTGCCGCCGAAGTCGACACCGGTGTGGGTCTTGTCCGTTCGACGGGTGAGGCGCTGGTCGAGATCGAGAAGCTCGTCAACCGCGTCAATGACAGTGTGAACACGATCGCCACGGCTGCGCGCGAACAGGCGACCGGTCTGCAGGAGATCAACCACTCGGTCAACCACATGGACCAGATGACCCAGCAGAATGCCGCCATGGTCGAGGAAACCTCGGCTGCGGGCCAGACGCTGGCGATCGAAAGCCGCAATCTGCGCGACCTGCTGGCCCGCCTGAAGGTGGCCCAGGGTGTGGTGCAGGAAGCAGCGCGCCGGGCGGCATAA
- a CDS encoding acyl-CoA thioesterase, with product MTETTTPTGDLTLRTLAMPADANAAGDIFGGWVMAQMDLACGIRAAERARGRVVTAAVQEMAFAMPVKVGDTLCVYTDIAKVGRTSMTLKVETWAQRYLTHVMEKVTEATFVMVALDKDGKPTPVGSG from the coding sequence ATGACAGAGACAACGACACCGACCGGCGACCTCACGCTCCGCACCCTTGCAATGCCGGCCGATGCCAATGCGGCTGGCGACATCTTCGGCGGATGGGTCATGGCACAGATGGACCTCGCCTGCGGGATACGCGCAGCCGAGCGCGCGCGCGGACGCGTCGTCACGGCCGCCGTGCAGGAAATGGCCTTTGCCATGCCGGTCAAGGTTGGAGACACGCTTTGCGTCTACACCGACATTGCCAAGGTCGGGCGGACGTCCATGACCTTGAAGGTGGAGACCTGGGCTCAACGCTATCTCACCCATGTCATGGAGAAAGTCACCGAAGCCACTTTCGTCATGGTCGCTCTCGACAAGGACGGCAAACCGACCCCCGTTGGTTCTGGCTGA
- a CDS encoding putative bifunctional diguanylate cyclase/phosphodiesterase: MTTPVYSDPPFQRTVFIYGALSLAAVAMGLIWGAIFYAAGLWPILPGLSLVIAAGLIGLLVIQRKHLHQNRLLMLQLGYLALIVYFCLYIDIPTPSAPRISHQFLLVLGIAGYIDYIRQKSLAQVLILLACGISFVLFVALQNPLSVESPIPDEIRAIGIWFNAITVVLLIAICIYVLRREFVRDGQILRDLQIAMRRDQLTLAFQPQVNAKGRLIGAEVLMRWTHPTRGPISPAIFIALAEEGDLMPELGRWVLRKACETLAAWQIDPDLKQLDLAINVSARQFVQPDFVAQVSGIVRASGASPKRIKLELTESVALSSLELVKSRMQSLADLGIRFSLDDFGTGYSSLNYLRNLPVQEIKIDRSFTNEAREGSRSGSLIRSIIQIGHDLELVVLAEGVETHSQFEYLKGLGCQEFQGFYFGAALSHDEFTAKARLAARPDCIWPPTT; the protein is encoded by the coding sequence ATGACAACGCCCGTCTACAGCGATCCACCTTTTCAGCGTACCGTATTTATCTATGGCGCACTATCTCTGGCCGCCGTAGCCATGGGCCTGATTTGGGGCGCCATCTTTTATGCAGCAGGTCTGTGGCCAATACTGCCTGGCCTCTCTCTGGTGATTGCCGCGGGCTTGATCGGCCTTCTGGTGATCCAGCGAAAGCATTTGCACCAAAACAGGCTGCTCATGCTGCAACTGGGCTATCTTGCCCTGATCGTCTACTTCTGTCTCTACATAGACATACCCACACCGTCGGCACCACGCATCAGCCATCAGTTCCTCCTGGTTCTCGGGATCGCCGGATACATTGACTACATCCGGCAAAAATCTCTGGCCCAGGTGCTGATATTGCTCGCCTGCGGGATCAGTTTCGTCCTGTTTGTGGCTCTGCAAAACCCTCTTTCGGTCGAAAGCCCGATCCCTGATGAAATCCGTGCCATTGGCATCTGGTTCAACGCGATCACGGTCGTTCTGCTGATCGCGATTTGCATCTATGTCCTGCGGCGAGAGTTCGTCCGCGATGGCCAGATCCTCCGCGATCTGCAGATTGCCATGCGCCGCGATCAACTGACACTGGCGTTTCAGCCCCAGGTCAACGCCAAAGGTCGACTGATCGGGGCAGAAGTCCTCATGCGCTGGACCCACCCGACCCGAGGCCCCATTTCCCCGGCCATATTCATTGCGCTTGCGGAAGAAGGTGACCTCATGCCGGAGCTTGGCAGATGGGTTCTGCGCAAGGCCTGCGAAACCCTGGCAGCATGGCAAATCGACCCGGACTTGAAGCAGCTGGATCTCGCGATCAATGTGAGCGCAAGACAATTCGTTCAGCCTGATTTCGTAGCCCAGGTCAGCGGCATCGTGCGGGCAAGTGGAGCCAGTCCGAAGCGCATCAAGCTGGAGCTGACGGAAAGCGTCGCATTGTCCAGCCTCGAACTGGTGAAAAGCAGGATGCAATCGCTGGCCGACCTGGGCATCCGCTTCTCACTCGATGATTTCGGCACCGGCTATTCATCGCTGAACTACCTGAGAAACCTTCCCGTCCAGGAAATCAAGATCGATCGAAGCTTCACCAACGAGGCCCGGGAAGGCAGCCGCAGCGGCTCCCTGATCCGCAGCATCATACAGATCGGTCACGATCTCGAACTTGTCGTTCTGGCCGAGGGCGTCGAAACACACAGCCAGTTCGAATATCTGAAGGGCCTTGGCTGTCAGGAGTTTCAGGGGTTTTATTTCGGCGCCGCCCTTTCGCATGACGAATTCACGGCGAAAGCGCGTCTTGCTGCCCGCCCGGACTGTATATGGCCCCCGACAACGTGA
- a CDS encoding excinuclease ABC subunit A, which translates to MSIHSAISLLKFGSIVVILIGLLVAVGAHPATALPATWLVDLAFLPFDGGQAVGDEAARLLAAIGGGVMVGWGVVMWRMTTLLVPVDPALARRLFLEGMFAWYAVDSTCSYLAGAYFNIPANTVLLAMIIVPAWMLPQQTRLAST; encoded by the coding sequence ATGTCCATCCACAGCGCAATATCCCTGCTGAAATTTGGGAGCATTGTCGTCATTCTCATCGGCCTGCTGGTGGCAGTCGGAGCCCATCCGGCAACGGCCTTGCCAGCAACCTGGCTTGTCGATCTGGCCTTTTTGCCCTTTGACGGTGGTCAGGCCGTTGGCGATGAGGCCGCGAGACTTCTGGCTGCCATCGGCGGAGGGGTCATGGTTGGCTGGGGTGTCGTGATGTGGCGCATGACGACGCTTCTTGTTCCAGTTGATCCCGCACTGGCGCGGCGGCTTTTCCTGGAGGGGATGTTCGCCTGGTATGCCGTCGACAGCACTTGCTCCTATCTTGCGGGTGCGTATTTCAACATTCCGGCCAACACTGTCTTGCTGGCGATGATCATCGTTCCGGCCTGGATGTTGCCGCAGCAAACCCGTCTGGCCAGCACTTGA
- a CDS encoding helix-turn-helix domain-containing protein — translation MSLDFGRHLKDWRARRRMSQLQLALAADVSARHVAFLETGRARPSRSMILRLGDALEIPRADRNLMLDAAGFRPAYTARSSDTQTMAPIRQAIAHMIRGHAPYPAFVFDRHWTVMDANVTGEAMLAQFGLTRGDSFIDYLLQPGRGASLVENWAEVARHLLLRLRLESAHLGGDVLLDEAANRIAADPALCTAIRPDGDMPPVVPVRVRLGEAVFPMFSAITHFGTAEDIALADTKIELFFPADEATERLFRDMMASQQS, via the coding sequence ATGTCACTTGATTTTGGCCGGCATCTGAAGGATTGGCGAGCGCGGCGGCGCATGTCTCAGCTGCAGCTCGCACTGGCTGCGGATGTCTCCGCCCGTCATGTTGCCTTTCTTGAAACCGGCCGGGCTCGCCCCAGCCGCAGCATGATCCTGCGACTCGGAGACGCTTTGGAAATTCCGCGAGCCGACCGCAATCTGATGCTGGATGCAGCAGGCTTCCGGCCTGCCTACACCGCACGTTCATCCGACACGCAAACCATGGCTCCGATCCGACAGGCAATTGCCCACATGATACGCGGCCACGCCCCCTATCCCGCCTTTGTCTTTGATCGCCATTGGACGGTCATGGATGCCAATGTCACCGGCGAGGCCATGCTTGCGCAGTTCGGCCTGACACGCGGCGACAGCTTCATCGACTACCTGCTTCAGCCTGGCAGGGGAGCATCCCTTGTCGAGAACTGGGCAGAGGTTGCAAGACATCTGCTTTTGCGCTTGAGGCTTGAGAGCGCTCATCTTGGGGGTGACGTCCTGCTGGACGAAGCAGCCAATCGCATCGCGGCGGATCCGGCGCTTTGTACTGCAATCCGACCGGATGGTGATATGCCGCCTGTTGTCCCCGTCCGTGTCCGCCTAGGAGAGGCAGTGTTTCCCATGTTTTCCGCGATAACTCATTTCGGAACAGCCGAAGACATCGCTCTGGCGGATACGAAGATCGAGCTGTTCTTCCCAGCCGATGAAGCAACTGAAAGACTGTTTCGGGACATGATGGCGTCACAGCAAAGCTGA
- a CDS encoding DMT family protein: protein MPTLSPAAFWPVVLLALSNIFMTFAWYGHLKYKSSPLFLAVLASWGIAFFEYCLAVPANRIGSEVYSAAQLKTMQEVITLIVFSGFSVFWLKEAITLNHVIGFALIAAGAAFVFRA, encoded by the coding sequence ATGCCGACGCTTTCCCCTGCCGCCTTCTGGCCGGTCGTCCTGCTGGCGCTATCAAACATATTCATGACATTCGCGTGGTATGGACACCTCAAATACAAATCCTCCCCTTTGTTCCTTGCAGTGTTGGCGAGCTGGGGGATTGCATTTTTTGAGTATTGTCTGGCTGTGCCGGCCAACCGCATCGGATCGGAGGTCTATTCAGCGGCGCAACTGAAAACGATGCAGGAGGTCATCACTCTGATCGTATTTTCCGGTTTTTCGGTTTTCTGGCTCAAGGAGGCCATCACCCTCAATCATGTGATTGGCTTCGCATTGATTGCCGCCGGTGCCGCATTCGTTTTTCGAGCATGA
- a CDS encoding putative bifunctional diguanylate cyclase/phosphodiesterase has protein sequence MWFSEETRGAFLSIVKQAQAEDIYTGQPSAIAFNLVVSLCATSVTYLHHGILEPVLIWQAIFLLILIIRGLSVLAVRKLQLAQNNPQFTLFIFALGAALSGISWAALPFTIDGFAPLGIDAGICLIMGGMATGSVVKQIGYTPVSMFFAVPILASMQFQLLNAGTLPETIVGAALAALIFIFIRQSLWVEHIFVSNQLARHDATALADSLTRANSDILKQNRRLEALANQCTLTGLANRGNFNSRLMAEIARAKVLNERTAILVLDVDRFKSINDTLGHSAGDTVLCEIAARLRSTIRDNSLIARMGGDEFAVIVTGRNAAERAREHGAAMIEAGRNPIGYSATRSVVGVSIGMAVFPDHGSTAEELLASADMALYDAKSHGRRQLREFAPDLRRKADFQRMVEQDLEAAIESGEVTAWFQPQVCLTTNRLVGFEALVRWQHPSLGFVSPPDIVSAAHAVHLADKLTRSMVDHACRLSLKLASIGLSNLPVAVNVSPREFALYSVADILDSVTSRHGVSPSSIEIEITEEAILDPDIAGAQLKQIESAGYKLAVDDFGMGHSSLAYLIGLRIDRLKIDRSFADQVAKSEINQKLVSALVSLGHSLDIEVLIEGVETPEDAATLARLGCTVGQGYLFARPMAEPVLMEWLVKHEAESTRKPTGKSNRLTVI, from the coding sequence ATGTGGTTTTCAGAAGAGACACGAGGTGCATTTCTAAGCATCGTCAAGCAGGCGCAGGCTGAGGATATATATACCGGTCAGCCATCCGCGATCGCCTTCAATCTTGTGGTATCGCTATGCGCCACATCCGTGACCTATCTGCATCATGGAATACTGGAGCCTGTCCTGATCTGGCAGGCGATCTTCCTGCTCATTCTGATCATCCGTGGTCTGTCGGTTCTTGCAGTCAGGAAGCTCCAGCTGGCGCAGAATAACCCACAGTTCACATTGTTCATTTTTGCCCTTGGCGCTGCATTGTCAGGCATCTCCTGGGCGGCACTTCCCTTCACCATCGACGGCTTTGCACCGCTGGGGATTGATGCCGGAATCTGTCTGATCATGGGGGGCATGGCCACGGGTTCAGTGGTCAAGCAGATCGGCTACACGCCTGTCTCGATGTTCTTTGCCGTTCCAATCCTGGCGTCCATGCAGTTCCAGCTGCTGAACGCTGGCACCCTCCCGGAGACTATTGTCGGCGCCGCATTGGCTGCCTTGATCTTCATTTTCATTCGCCAAAGCCTTTGGGTGGAGCATATCTTCGTCTCCAACCAGCTCGCACGTCACGATGCGACGGCGCTCGCGGACTCCCTCACCCGCGCCAACAGCGACATACTCAAGCAGAATCGCAGGCTGGAAGCACTCGCCAATCAATGCACGCTGACGGGCCTCGCCAATCGCGGCAACTTCAATAGCCGGCTTATGGCCGAGATCGCACGCGCAAAGGTTCTCAATGAACGGACCGCAATCCTCGTGCTGGACGTGGACCGTTTCAAGTCCATCAACGATACACTCGGCCACAGCGCCGGCGATACCGTCCTGTGCGAGATCGCCGCACGCCTCCGCAGCACGATTCGCGACAACAGTCTGATCGCCAGAATGGGCGGCGACGAGTTCGCCGTCATCGTGACCGGGCGCAACGCGGCAGAACGTGCGCGTGAGCATGGTGCCGCCATGATCGAGGCCGGACGCAATCCGATCGGTTATTCGGCGACCCGTTCGGTCGTTGGCGTTAGCATCGGCATGGCAGTGTTTCCGGATCACGGCTCGACTGCCGAAGAGCTCCTTGCTTCTGCGGATATGGCTCTCTATGACGCCAAATCCCATGGCCGGCGCCAATTGCGCGAATTTGCTCCCGATCTGCGGCGCAAGGCGGATTTCCAGCGCATGGTCGAGCAGGATCTCGAGGCCGCCATCGAAAGCGGTGAGGTCACCGCCTGGTTCCAGCCACAGGTCTGCCTGACGACGAATCGGCTGGTCGGTTTCGAAGCATTGGTGCGCTGGCAGCATCCAAGCCTTGGCTTTGTCTCTCCGCCCGACATTGTCAGCGCCGCCCATGCCGTCCACCTGGCCGACAAGCTGACACGCTCCATGGTCGACCATGCCTGCCGACTGTCTCTCAAGCTGGCATCGATTGGCCTGAGCAATCTGCCGGTTGCCGTCAACGTTTCTCCTCGCGAATTCGCACTCTATTCCGTCGCCGATATCCTCGACAGCGTCACAAGCCGCCACGGCGTATCGCCCTCCAGTATCGAGATCGAGATCACCGAAGAAGCCATCCTGGATCCCGATATCGCCGGCGCCCAGCTGAAGCAGATCGAAAGCGCCGGCTACAAGCTCGCCGTTGACGATTTCGGCATGGGGCACTCGTCCCTGGCCTACCTGATCGGACTTCGCATTGATCGGCTGAAGATCGACCGCTCCTTTGCCGACCAGGTCGCCAAGAGCGAGATCAACCAGAAACTCGTCAGTGCGCTTGTCAGCCTCGGCCACTCCCTCGACATCGAAGTGCTCATTGAAGGTGTTGAAACCCCGGAAGACGCCGCGACACTCGCCCGCCTCGGCTGCACGGTCGGCCAGGGCTATCTCTTTGCGCGCCCGATGGCAGAACCTGTTCTGATGGAGTGGCTGGTGAAGCACGAAGCCGAAAGCACACGCAAGCCGACGGGCAAGAGCAATCGCCTGACCGTGATTTGA
- a CDS encoding TadE/TadG family type IV pilus assembly protein yields MRKSFLKRVLKDRGGVAGVEFALLAPLFIVMYVGAIEVTAYMTVFRRAEMANDSMAQILASSGQGTAGIMHHVWQVPSQVNPTSHYNWSHGNGKEWRNPFYVSQIVFKNTNPTCSSNCDKTAKRDFVFTLGMGKSCETVPLDPGKAPKAVIEVPSTLVDREQSALVVAHIARYKPIISGKLFGTLGDGAIDIQKIAYAVRHSSEPFKYPANLSSFYQYCDGPL; encoded by the coding sequence ATGCGTAAGAGTTTTCTAAAGCGGGTATTGAAGGACAGGGGCGGTGTCGCCGGGGTCGAGTTCGCTCTTTTGGCTCCACTCTTCATCGTCATGTATGTGGGTGCGATTGAGGTGACGGCCTATATGACGGTTTTTCGTCGGGCCGAAATGGCAAACGATTCCATGGCGCAGATTCTTGCCAGTTCTGGCCAGGGAACCGCCGGCATCATGCATCATGTCTGGCAAGTGCCGTCACAGGTAAATCCGACATCTCATTACAACTGGAGCCACGGCAATGGCAAAGAATGGCGCAACCCATTTTATGTCTCCCAGATCGTGTTCAAGAATACAAACCCGACATGTAGCTCCAACTGCGACAAGACTGCAAAACGAGACTTTGTCTTCACGCTTGGAATGGGGAAATCATGTGAGACGGTTCCGCTTGATCCAGGAAAGGCGCCAAAGGCAGTCATAGAAGTGCCCAGCACACTGGTCGATCGCGAGCAGTCCGCCTTGGTCGTTGCCCATATTGCTCGGTACAAGCCGATAATCTCCGGCAAACTGTTCGGAACTCTTGGTGACGGCGCAATCGACATTCAGAAGATCGCCTATGCCGTCCGCCACAGCAGTGAACCGTTCAAGTATCCCGCAAATCTCAGCAGCTTCTACCAGTATTGCGACGGGCCACTATGA
- a CDS encoding TadE/TadG family type IV pilus assembly protein, producing MKRKGLALGISRDVSGATAIEFAILAPIFLSLVFGIFCQTLVTLQLSHLDYATYEAATELRLRSVSARNIEDFKTTVVCPAASPLLRCEDISVGVDSNPQVAQLSHWQGKEFIGKFCTGTAGSIVAVSVHYTVRGMFSTLYFGASTKENDVVTLRSRYFVVREPTVSGEGIIC from the coding sequence ATGAAGCGGAAAGGACTTGCCTTGGGGATAAGCCGTGACGTCTCTGGCGCAACAGCTATCGAATTCGCCATATTGGCACCGATTTTCCTGTCACTGGTGTTCGGAATATTTTGCCAGACGCTGGTCACATTGCAACTAAGCCACCTTGACTACGCAACCTATGAGGCTGCAACGGAGCTGCGTCTGCGCTCTGTGTCGGCAAGGAACATTGAAGACTTCAAGACTACAGTCGTATGCCCTGCTGCCAGCCCACTTCTCAGATGTGAGGACATTTCGGTTGGCGTGGATTCCAACCCGCAGGTTGCGCAGCTGAGCCATTGGCAAGGCAAGGAATTCATTGGAAAATTCTGTACCGGTACGGCGGGCAGTATTGTTGCCGTGTCGGTTCACTACACGGTGCGCGGCATGTTCAGCACCCTGTATTTCGGCGCGTCTACCAAAGAAAATGACGTGGTAACCCTTAGATCCCGCTACTTCGTGGTGCGCGAACCCACGGTCAGCGGCGAAGGCATAATTTGTTAA
- a CDS encoding TadE/TadG family type IV pilus assembly protein, protein MDRVKRCALRFWLANEGNISITAALMMVPVIGMAGGAVDYSFAYAAKMNLERAADAAVIAGVADAKARANTVKNDELKALVAQSVKQVFQGALSAKIDVGDIDFDVSSDLKGGVLTASVNFTYTQNTMFLGVLGMNSIGLSGGATAKSSIGSYTDFNILVDVSNSMGVGASQSDIDYLNKNNIAHGKSCAFACHSDIDRIRKMPVKVRIDVASEAINLALKTVDEQKHPDSIVRFGLYRFALRFEEIFNASHPSSSDTSWVRNMVTQNVQLTKDNGTRAAMAKGELAKRLAPSGDGSLQNDPKRYALIITDGVQWVDDHWSDYDPKKPFAQWSSDRRGQTPHGTACDALKDKGITVYVLYTTYIPIYNKSSTDALADRIKANVLPYNQAELRACASSPDKFYEATETTEIKAAMEEIFYRVAVPTHIAG, encoded by the coding sequence ATGGATCGAGTAAAACGCTGCGCACTTCGCTTTTGGCTCGCGAACGAGGGCAACATTTCGATCACGGCTGCGTTGATGATGGTCCCTGTTATAGGGATGGCAGGAGGGGCGGTAGACTACAGTTTCGCTTATGCCGCCAAGATGAACTTGGAGCGCGCCGCAGATGCAGCAGTGATTGCCGGCGTCGCCGATGCGAAAGCGAGGGCAAACACCGTCAAGAATGACGAACTCAAGGCACTCGTAGCCCAATCCGTCAAACAGGTCTTTCAGGGTGCACTTTCGGCCAAAATTGACGTCGGTGACATTGACTTCGATGTGTCATCCGATCTGAAGGGTGGCGTCCTGACGGCGTCCGTCAATTTCACCTATACGCAGAATACGATGTTCCTCGGGGTCCTCGGGATGAACTCCATCGGCCTTTCCGGTGGCGCCACGGCTAAGAGCTCGATCGGAAGCTATACGGACTTCAACATTCTCGTTGATGTTTCCAACTCGATGGGCGTCGGTGCAAGCCAGAGCGATATCGACTATCTGAACAAGAATAACATTGCCCACGGCAAGTCATGTGCTTTCGCTTGCCACTCTGACATTGATCGCATTCGAAAGATGCCGGTCAAGGTTCGCATCGACGTGGCCAGTGAAGCGATCAACCTCGCCCTCAAGACTGTCGACGAGCAAAAGCATCCTGACAGTATCGTCCGGTTCGGCCTCTATCGCTTCGCGTTGAGGTTCGAAGAAATCTTCAATGCCAGCCATCCAAGCTCAAGCGACACATCGTGGGTCCGGAACATGGTGACGCAAAACGTGCAGCTCACCAAGGACAATGGCACCCGCGCAGCTATGGCGAAAGGCGAACTGGCCAAACGATTGGCCCCCAGCGGCGACGGCAGCCTCCAGAACGATCCAAAGCGCTATGCCTTGATTATCACCGATGGCGTGCAGTGGGTCGACGACCACTGGTCTGATTACGATCCGAAGAAACCCTTTGCCCAGTGGAGTTCGGACAGGCGTGGACAGACACCACACGGCACTGCATGTGATGCCCTGAAGGATAAGGGCATCACCGTCTACGTTCTCTACACCACCTATATTCCGATTTATAACAAGTCGAGCACCGACGCACTGGCCGACCGGATTAAGGCAAACGTATTGCCTTACAACCAGGCAGAATTGCGTGCCTGCGCGTCGAGTCCCGATAAATTCTATGAAGCGACCGAAACAACCGAAATCAAGGCCGCCATGGAAGAAATCTTCTATAGGGTCGCCGTGCCTACCCATATCGCGGGCTAG